Proteins encoded in a region of the Pseudomonas shahriarae genome:
- a CDS encoding sel1 repeat family protein: protein MKFRSVSPAVTDNPPSVTPPKRFSLKVALWLLDNPRIGDNPNIKHFAGRLLKQPAREGVVVAQSRLGLLMCRECGNARDRRIGHDLLRQAARAGDPGAQRELGQIKD from the coding sequence ATGAAGTTTCGCTCAGTATCACCCGCTGTTACCGACAACCCTCCGAGTGTTACCCCGCCCAAGCGTTTTTCTTTGAAAGTCGCGCTGTGGCTGCTGGATAACCCGCGCATTGGCGATAACCCCAATATCAAGCACTTCGCCGGGCGTTTGCTCAAGCAGCCCGCCCGTGAAGGGGTGGTCGTGGCGCAGAGTCGCCTGGGCCTGTTGATGTGCCGTGAGTGCGGCAATGCCCGGGACCGCCGCATCGGCCACGACCTGCTGCGCCAGGCCGCCCGTGCCGGCGACCCTGGCGCCCAGCGTGAACTGGGTCAGATCAAAGACTGA
- the rmuC gene encoding DNA recombination protein RmuC, whose amino-acid sequence MLEERLATAQMAQEGLAAQLDASRDEISDLSQANAAKQADLAAVRREVELLQIDRDNARDAAHAWNLERSAKEGELRRLDALSASLRAELREQQDSHQQRLNDLQGSRDELRAQFAELAGKIFDEREQRFAETSQQRLGQLLDPLKERIQSFEKRVEESYQNEARERFSLGKELERLQQLNLRLSDEATNLTRALKGQKTQGNWGELILERVLEHAGLEKGREYQTQVSLKGPDGERFQPDVLIMLPGDRQVVVDSKVSLTAYQQYVAADDEVIGQAALKQHVLSLRNHVKGLAGKDYKRLEGLHSLDFVLLFVPIEAAFSAALQAEPNLFQEAFDRHIVIVSPTTLLATLRVIDSLWKQERQSQNAREIAERAGWLYDKFVLFIQDLDEVGNRLQQLDKAYSAARNKLTDGRGNLVSRVEQLKLLGARASKGLPADLLEKAMTDEDGVAQLPD is encoded by the coding sequence CTGTTGGAGGAGCGCCTGGCTACCGCGCAGATGGCCCAGGAAGGGCTGGCCGCACAACTGGACGCCAGCCGTGACGAGATCAGCGACCTGAGCCAGGCCAATGCGGCCAAACAGGCCGACCTGGCGGCGGTACGCCGGGAAGTCGAGCTGCTGCAGATCGATCGCGACAACGCCCGCGATGCGGCCCACGCCTGGAACCTCGAGCGCTCCGCCAAGGAAGGCGAGCTGCGCCGCCTGGACGCCTTGTCGGCCTCCCTGCGTGCCGAACTGCGCGAGCAGCAGGACAGCCATCAACAACGCCTTAACGACCTGCAAGGCTCGCGGGATGAGCTGCGCGCGCAGTTCGCCGAGTTGGCCGGGAAGATCTTCGACGAGCGCGAGCAGCGATTTGCCGAAACCAGCCAGCAACGCCTCGGGCAATTGCTTGACCCGCTGAAGGAGCGCATCCAGTCGTTCGAAAAGCGCGTGGAAGAAAGCTATCAGAACGAGGCGCGGGAGCGATTTTCCCTGGGCAAGGAGCTGGAGCGCCTACAGCAATTGAACCTGCGCCTGTCGGACGAAGCCACCAACCTCACCCGCGCCCTCAAGGGGCAGAAGACCCAAGGCAACTGGGGTGAGTTGATTCTGGAGCGGGTGCTGGAACATGCCGGCCTGGAGAAGGGCCGCGAGTACCAGACCCAGGTCAGCCTCAAGGGCCCCGATGGCGAGCGTTTCCAGCCGGACGTGCTGATCATGTTGCCGGGCGACAGGCAGGTAGTGGTGGACTCCAAGGTCAGCCTCACTGCGTATCAGCAGTACGTGGCGGCCGATGACGAGGTGATCGGCCAAGCCGCCCTCAAGCAGCACGTGCTGTCACTGCGCAATCATGTCAAAGGCTTGGCCGGCAAGGACTACAAGCGTCTTGAAGGCTTGCACAGCCTGGATTTCGTGTTGTTGTTCGTGCCCATCGAGGCCGCGTTTTCGGCTGCGTTGCAGGCCGAGCCGAACCTGTTCCAGGAAGCCTTCGACCGCCATATCGTAATCGTCAGCCCTACCACCTTGCTGGCGACCCTGCGGGTGATCGACAGCCTGTGGAAGCAGGAGCGGCAAAGCCAGAACGCCCGGGAAATTGCCGAACGCGCCGGCTGGCTGTACGACAAGTTCGTATTGTTTATCCAGGACCTGGATGAAGTGGGTAATCGCCTACAACAGCTGGATAAGGCTTACAGTGCAGCGCGCAACAAGCTCACAGATGGTCGCGGCAATCTGGTCAGCCGGGTGGAACAATTGAAGCTGCTCGGCGCGCGCGCCAGTAAAGGTCTGCCTGCGGATCTGTTGGAAAAAGCGATGACCGACGAAGATGGCGTCGCCCAGCTACCTGACTAG
- a CDS encoding hybrid sensor histidine kinase/response regulator, giving the protein MTLSSGLIAAVALAYMAIMFAIAFYGDRRRAPLPPRVRAWVYSLSLAVYCTSWTFFGAVGQAAEQLWAFLPIYLGPVLLLVLAPWVLQKMILISKQENITSIADFIAARYGKSQSLAVVVALICLVGVLPYIALQLKGIVLGVNLLIGAGADATGTRAQDTALIVSLVLALFTIVFGTRNLDATEHHRGMVLAIAFESLVKLFAFLAVGAFVTYGLYDGFNDLFSQAMLAPRLEEYWKETVNWPSMVVQTGVAMMAIICLPRQFHVTVVENIEPQDLRLAKWVFPAYLVLAALFVVPIALGGKMLLPSSVLPDSYVISLPLAEAHPALALLAFIGGASAATGMVIVASVALSTMVSNDMLLPWLLRRTNAERPFEVFRHWMLSVRRVSIVIILLLAYVSYRLLGSTASLATIGQIAFAAVTQLAPAMLGALYWKQANRRGVFAGLAAGTFLWFYTLVLPIAAHSLGWSLNIFPGLAWLHGNPLGLPITPLTQGVVLSLAGNFTLFAWVSVLSRTRVSEHWQAGRFIGQETSQRASARSMLSVQINDLLSLAARFVGEERAQQSFIRFAYRQGKGFNPNQNADNDWIAHTERLLAGVLGASSTRAVVKAAIEGREMQLEDVVRIADEASEVLQFNRALLQGAIENITQGISVVDQSLKLVAWNRRYLELFNYPEGLISVGRPIADIIRYNAERGLCGPGEAEVHVARRLHWMRQGRAHTSERLFPNGRVIELIGNPMPGGGFVMSFTDITAFREAEQALTEANEGLEQRVTERTHELSQLNVALTDAKGVAESANQSKTRFLAAVSHDLMQPLNAARLFSAALSHQSEGLSGEARQLVQHLDSSLRSAEDLISDLLDISRLENGKINPQRQPFALSELFDALGAEFKVLAQEQGLRFRLRGSHLRVDSDIKLLRRILQNFLTNAFRYAHGPVLLGVRRRRGELRLEVWDRGPGIPLDKQKVIFEEFKRLDSHQTRAEKGLGLGLAIADGLCRVLGHRLRVRSWPGKGSVFSVSVPLAKAQTSVQVQATPEKGLPLSGAQVLCVDNEDSILIGMRSLLSRWGCQVWTARDQAQCAVLLAEGMRPQLALVDYHLDHGETGTELMGWLRAQLAEPIPGVVISADGRPEMVAEVHAAGLDYLAKPVKPAALRALLNRHLPL; this is encoded by the coding sequence ATGACGCTGTCCAGCGGGCTGATCGCCGCCGTTGCCCTGGCCTATATGGCCATTATGTTTGCCATCGCCTTCTACGGTGACCGCCGCCGTGCGCCCCTGCCGCCACGGGTGCGTGCGTGGGTGTATAGCCTGTCGCTGGCGGTGTACTGCACCAGTTGGACCTTCTTCGGCGCTGTAGGTCAGGCCGCCGAACAGTTGTGGGCATTTTTACCGATCTACCTGGGCCCCGTCCTGCTGCTGGTGCTGGCGCCCTGGGTCCTGCAAAAGATGATTCTGATCAGCAAGCAGGAAAACATCACCTCCATCGCCGACTTTATCGCCGCGCGCTATGGCAAATCCCAGTCCCTGGCCGTGGTCGTGGCGCTGATCTGCCTGGTGGGCGTGCTGCCTTATATTGCCCTGCAACTCAAAGGCATCGTGCTGGGGGTCAACCTGCTGATTGGCGCCGGCGCCGATGCCACCGGCACGCGGGCCCAAGACACCGCCCTGATCGTGTCCCTGGTGCTGGCGCTGTTCACCATCGTGTTCGGCACGCGCAACCTCGACGCCACGGAGCACCACCGTGGCATGGTGCTGGCGATTGCCTTCGAGTCTCTGGTCAAGCTGTTCGCGTTTCTCGCGGTGGGTGCGTTTGTGACCTACGGCCTGTACGACGGTTTCAACGATCTGTTCAGCCAGGCAATGCTTGCGCCGAGGCTGGAGGAATACTGGAAAGAGACCGTCAACTGGCCCTCGATGGTGGTGCAGACCGGCGTGGCGATGATGGCGATCATCTGTCTACCCCGCCAGTTCCACGTCACTGTCGTGGAGAACATCGAGCCCCAGGACCTGCGCCTGGCCAAGTGGGTGTTCCCGGCGTATCTGGTGCTGGCCGCACTGTTTGTAGTGCCGATTGCCCTGGGCGGCAAGATGCTGCTGCCCAGCTCGGTACTGCCGGACTCCTACGTGATCAGCCTGCCTCTGGCCGAAGCCCATCCGGCCCTGGCGCTGCTGGCGTTTATCGGCGGTGCGTCGGCGGCGACCGGCATGGTCATCGTGGCCAGTGTGGCGCTGTCGACCATGGTCTCCAACGATATGTTGCTGCCGTGGCTGCTGCGCCGAACCAACGCCGAGCGCCCGTTCGAAGTCTTCCGTCACTGGATGCTCTCGGTACGCCGGGTCAGTATCGTGATCATTCTGCTGCTGGCCTATGTCAGCTACCGCTTGCTCGGCTCCACCGCCAGTCTGGCGACCATCGGCCAGATTGCGTTTGCCGCCGTGACCCAGCTGGCACCGGCGATGCTCGGCGCGCTGTACTGGAAGCAAGCCAACCGGCGCGGCGTGTTTGCCGGCCTGGCGGCGGGCACTTTCCTGTGGTTCTACACCCTGGTGCTGCCAATTGCCGCCCATAGCCTGGGCTGGTCGCTGAATATCTTCCCGGGCCTGGCCTGGCTGCATGGCAACCCACTGGGGCTGCCGATCACCCCACTGACCCAGGGCGTGGTGCTGTCTTTGGCGGGTAACTTCACCCTGTTCGCCTGGGTCTCGGTGCTGTCGCGCACACGGGTATCGGAGCATTGGCAGGCCGGGCGGTTCATCGGCCAGGAAACCAGCCAGCGCGCCAGCGCCCGCTCCATGCTCTCGGTGCAGATCAATGACCTGTTGAGCCTGGCCGCGCGTTTTGTCGGCGAAGAACGAGCGCAACAGAGCTTCATCCGCTTCGCCTACCGCCAAGGCAAGGGCTTTAATCCCAACCAGAATGCCGACAACGACTGGATCGCCCACACTGAACGGCTGCTGGCTGGCGTACTGGGTGCATCGTCGACGCGGGCGGTGGTGAAAGCAGCGATTGAAGGCCGCGAAATGCAGCTGGAGGACGTAGTCCGTATCGCTGACGAAGCCTCCGAAGTGCTGCAGTTCAACCGGGCGCTGTTGCAGGGCGCGATCGAGAACATCACCCAGGGCATCAGCGTGGTGGATCAGTCCCTCAAGCTGGTGGCCTGGAACCGTCGTTACCTGGAGCTGTTCAACTACCCCGAGGGCCTGATCAGCGTCGGCCGGCCGATTGCCGACATTATTCGCTACAACGCCGAGCGCGGACTGTGCGGCCCGGGCGAGGCCGAAGTCCACGTGGCACGGCGCCTGCACTGGATGCGCCAGGGCCGGGCCCATACTTCGGAACGGCTGTTTCCCAATGGCCGGGTGATCGAGCTGATCGGCAACCCGATGCCGGGTGGCGGGTTCGTCATGAGTTTTACTGACATTACTGCCTTCCGCGAGGCCGAGCAGGCCCTGACCGAGGCCAACGAGGGCCTGGAGCAGCGGGTCACCGAGCGTACCCATGAACTGTCGCAACTGAACGTGGCCCTGACCGATGCCAAAGGTGTGGCCGAGTCGGCCAACCAGTCGAAAACCCGCTTCCTCGCCGCGGTCAGTCATGACCTGATGCAACCGTTGAACGCTGCGCGACTGTTCTCGGCCGCCCTCTCCCACCAGAGCGAAGGTTTGTCCGGAGAAGCCCGGCAACTGGTGCAACACCTGGACAGTTCGTTGCGCTCGGCCGAAGACCTGATCAGCGACTTGCTGGATATCTCCCGCCTGGAAAACGGCAAGATCAACCCTCAGCGTCAGCCATTTGCCTTGAGTGAACTGTTCGACGCCCTGGGCGCGGAGTTCAAGGTGCTGGCCCAGGAGCAAGGCTTGCGTTTCCGCCTGCGCGGCAGTCACTTGCGCGTCGACAGTGATATCAAACTGCTGCGGCGGATCCTGCAGAATTTCCTGACCAACGCCTTCCGCTATGCCCACGGCCCGGTGCTGCTGGGTGTACGACGGCGGCGTGGCGAACTGCGCCTGGAAGTGTGGGACCGTGGCCCGGGCATTCCGCTGGACAAACAGAAAGTCATCTTCGAAGAGTTCAAGCGCCTGGACAGCCACCAGACCCGTGCCGAGAAAGGCCTGGGCCTTGGCCTGGCCATTGCTGACGGCCTGTGCCGAGTGCTCGGCCACCGCTTGCGCGTGCGCTCATGGCCAGGCAAAGGCAGCGTGTTCAGCGTCAGCGTGCCGCTGGCCAAGGCGCAGACCAGCGTGCAGGTACAAGCCACACCGGAAAAGGGCCTGCCGTTGAGCGGCGCCCAGGTGCTGTGCGTGGACAACGAAGACAGCATCCTGATTGGCATGCGCAGCCTGTTGAGCCGCTGGGGCTGCCAGGTCTGGACCGCACGCGATCAGGCGCAATGCGCCGTGTTGCTGGCAGAAGGCATGCGCCCGCAATTGGCCCTGGTGGATTACCACCTGGACCACGGCGAGACAGGTACCGAATTGATGGGTTGGCTGCGCGCACAACTGGCGGAACCGATTCCGGGGGTGGTGATCAGCGCCGATGGCCGGCCGGAAATGGTGGCCGAGGTGCATGCGGCGGGCTTGGATTACCTGGCCAAACCGGTGAAACCGGCGGCGTTGCGGGCGCTGCTGAATCGGCATTTGCCGTTGTAA
- a CDS encoding YbaN family protein encodes MGNRSPIVRYVLLAIGWLSVVLGVIGIFLPVLPTTPFLLLAAGCFARSSPRFYDWLVNHPRLGPWIRDYLDGNGIPLKGKVYAIGLMWLSIGISCYLVPLPWARGFMLTSAVLVTIYILRQKTLPPRS; translated from the coding sequence ATGGGCAACCGCTCCCCGATTGTGCGCTACGTGCTGCTGGCCATTGGCTGGTTGAGCGTAGTGCTCGGGGTGATCGGAATCTTCCTGCCGGTCTTGCCGACCACCCCCTTCCTGCTATTGGCCGCCGGCTGCTTTGCCCGTAGTTCACCGCGCTTCTACGACTGGCTGGTCAACCATCCGCGCCTGGGCCCTTGGATTCGGGATTACCTCGATGGCAACGGCATCCCACTCAAGGGCAAAGTCTATGCAATCGGCCTGATGTGGCTGAGCATCGGCATCTCTTGCTACCTGGTGCCATTGCCCTGGGCACGGGGTTTTATGTTGACCAGTGCGGTGTTGGTGACAATCTACATTCTGCGCCAGAAGACCCTGCCGCCACGATCGTAG
- a CDS encoding YecA family protein, with protein sequence MSFAEQLNRLQAFLDADELHDEALDYVAAHGYLTALSICSEPVPDREWIDALFAEEPHYKDEAQRSEIEETLIQLKAHISRQLASDEEFELPCELDLGEEPDDSDLRGWCIGFMEGVFLREAAWFETAEEEVSEMLLPIMVGSGLFDDQPEFADIASDANLMDDMVVQIPEALTALYLLCNAPDEKPAILKPRHH encoded by the coding sequence ATGTCCTTCGCTGAGCAACTAAACCGCCTGCAAGCCTTCCTCGATGCCGATGAGCTGCATGACGAGGCGCTGGACTACGTGGCCGCCCATGGCTACCTGACTGCGCTGTCGATCTGCTCCGAACCGGTTCCTGATCGTGAATGGATCGACGCCCTGTTCGCCGAAGAGCCACACTACAAGGATGAGGCCCAGCGCAGCGAGATCGAAGAAACCCTGATCCAGCTCAAGGCCCACATCTCCCGCCAACTGGCCTCCGATGAAGAGTTCGAGCTGCCCTGCGAGCTCGACCTCGGCGAAGAGCCGGACGACTCCGACCTGCGCGGCTGGTGCATTGGTTTCATGGAAGGTGTGTTCCTGCGTGAAGCCGCCTGGTTCGAAACCGCCGAGGAAGAAGTCAGCGAAATGCTGCTGCCGATCATGGTCGGTTCCGGCCTGTTCGACGACCAGCCTGAGTTCGCCGACATCGCCAGCGATGCCAACCTGATGGACGACATGGTCGTACAGATCCCGGAAGCACTGACCGCCCTGTACCTGCTGTGCAACGCCCCCGACGAAAAACCGGCGATCCTCAAGCCTCGCCATCACTGA